In Atribacterota bacterium, a single genomic region encodes these proteins:
- a CDS encoding thiamine pyrophosphate-binding protein: protein MKSWELVTNIIKEQGVEHVYGIGDTDLHWYSHQTKGLKGINLRYEGSAPFMAMAYSRLTGKPGVCSASSGPGVANLIPGVLEAYSGCVPLLIFAPSVNQKTEGMGEFQECDQRRMMEPITKWSARIPGVERIPWYLNRAFSLALNGQPGPVFLEIPLDVGGRIASGFELEAEPIVEYQTIKRIKTAGDPELIQAAAKLLLSASQPVIIAGHGVTLSQASEEFREFIELLGIPFLTTPGGRGILSENHPLALGVSGIYRTKIAKDYYNQADLLISLGSRNESFQTHDWEDFPPKAKFIQIDIAPFEIGRNWFPDVAIIGDAKLVLRQLSYTIKDWLTEDLIYKERSRIKKLISDKQEYEEEIEQECQIKDLPIPAKRIVHEVSKVFGNDTILVNENGSQDTWSYCYPYYKVQEGSFSIPVAEQTCMGMGVVGAIAAKLTKPEKKVVCITGDGAFQMYMKELPTAAQYRAGCTWVILNNSAFGWVKYNQRKYKGNDIATFKVQPDFVKWAEACNCYGQRVNNPSDIWPALEKALQLNKDGIPVVLDFITGLDLSHLDRAR from the coding sequence ATGAAATCTTGGGAACTGGTTACTAATATAATCAAGGAGCAGGGCGTTGAACATGTTTATGGTATAGGGGATACTGACTTACACTGGTATTCCCATCAAACAAAAGGTCTTAAGGGCATTAATTTAAGGTATGAAGGCTCTGCTCCTTTTATGGCTATGGCTTATTCTCGCTTAACCGGTAAACCGGGAGTATGCAGTGCCAGTTCGGGTCCCGGAGTGGCCAATCTAATACCAGGTGTGCTGGAGGCATATTCAGGATGTGTACCCCTGCTTATTTTTGCCCCCTCGGTCAATCAAAAGACAGAGGGTATGGGAGAATTTCAAGAATGTGATCAGAGAAGGATGATGGAGCCAATTACTAAATGGAGTGCCAGAATACCTGGTGTGGAAAGGATTCCTTGGTACCTTAATCGTGCCTTTTCCCTGGCTCTAAATGGACAACCAGGCCCAGTCTTTTTAGAAATACCTCTTGATGTAGGAGGCAGGATAGCTAGTGGTTTTGAACTTGAAGCAGAGCCAATTGTTGAATACCAAACAATTAAAAGAATCAAAACAGCAGGAGATCCGGAATTAATTCAAGCTGCTGCCAAACTGTTGCTTTCAGCCAGCCAACCGGTAATAATAGCCGGTCATGGTGTAACACTCTCTCAAGCCAGTGAGGAGTTTAGAGAGTTTATAGAATTATTAGGTATACCCTTTTTAACCACTCCGGGAGGCAGGGGTATTCTTAGTGAAAATCATCCTCTTGCTCTGGGAGTAAGCGGTATCTACAGGACCAAGATAGCCAAGGACTACTATAATCAAGCTGACCTACTTATCTCCCTGGGTAGCAGGAATGAAAGTTTTCAAACTCATGACTGGGAAGACTTCCCACCCAAAGCCAAATTCATCCAGATAGATATAGCACCTTTTGAAATAGGCAGAAACTGGTTCCCTGATGTGGCAATTATAGGAGATGCTAAATTGGTGCTAAGGCAGCTTTCTTATACCATAAAAGATTGGTTGACAGAAGATCTAATTTATAAGGAAAGATCAAGAATCAAAAAATTAATAAGCGATAAGCAAGAATATGAGGAAGAGATAGAGCAGGAGTGTCAGATAAAAGATCTTCCCATTCCTGCAAAAAGGATTGTCCATGAGGTGAGTAAGGTCTTTGGAAATGATACTATATTGGTAAACGAAAATGGTTCCCAGGATACCTGGTCTTATTGCTATCCTTATTACAAAGTTCAAGAAGGATCTTTCAGTATACCCGTTGCCGAGCAGACCTGTATGGGTATGGGAGTGGTAGGAGCTATCGCTGCTAAGCTCACCAAACCAGAGAAAAAAGTGGTATGCATCACTGGGGACGGAGCATTCCAGATGTATATGAAGGAGTTACCCACTGCAGCACAATATCGAGCCGGTTGTACTTGGGTAATCCTGAACAATTCTGCTTTTGGCTGGGTTAAATACAACCAGAGAAAGTATAAAGGTAACGATATCGCTACATTTAAAGTTCAGCCCGATTTCGTAAAATGGGCTGAAGCTTGTAATTGTTACGGTCAAAGAGTAAACAATCCTTCGGATATTTGGCCTGCCCTGGAAAAAGCCTTGCAGCTGAATAAAGATGGGATTCCGGTAGTGCTTGATTTTATAACCGGTCTTGACCTTTCCCATCTTGATAGAGCTAGATAG
- the iolN gene encoding 3-dehydro-scyllo-inosose hydrolase, whose translation MENQWLTTEYPNIFFENNNVGQLKKEIFDAPMSEIEKILKDYDIPSPSELGKAGSYIQNTPRKHVMEERRKNDIVLVPVGCTECHGDYANSGLDTFMVTQICEALRRYTKKKGKPVSLAFTPLNYGAHPYHHCGMAGTIIMPEDVVRETMINVMLGLWNDGLRKQIWINNHGQLWVLESALQEFCKRYQLPGIYRVIDWHRAIREFFIPIKRKDSLSTDFIHADEAEASVGLLLFPDMLDMKYAVDTEGESLLPGGHFDTSVDPYRRPQQWQQGEGHSAIERAAVPEGVVGKPTRATAEKAKRPVAAILKYLTLVHDEILENYPAGKLPPVEKISLRDPKDIEPFLREPMSKGWKSVFELPYIGQINSL comes from the coding sequence ATGGAAAATCAATGGTTAACAACAGAATATCCCAATATTTTCTTTGAAAATAACAATGTAGGTCAGTTGAAGAAAGAGATCTTTGATGCACCTATGAGTGAAATTGAGAAAATTTTAAAGGATTATGACATTCCTTCTCCATCGGAATTGGGGAAAGCAGGAAGTTATATTCAAAATACACCCAGAAAGCATGTTATGGAGGAGCGGAGAAAGAATGACATTGTCCTTGTTCCGGTAGGATGCACCGAATGTCATGGTGATTATGCAAATTCTGGTCTGGATACCTTCATGGTAACTCAAATCTGTGAGGCTCTCAGGAGGTATACCAAAAAGAAGGGGAAACCGGTAAGTTTAGCCTTTACTCCCTTAAATTATGGTGCCCATCCCTATCATCATTGCGGTATGGCTGGTACTATCATTATGCCTGAAGATGTAGTTCGAGAGACCATGATTAATGTTATGTTAGGACTCTGGAATGATGGCCTTAGAAAACAAATCTGGATTAACAATCATGGACAATTATGGGTATTAGAATCAGCTTTGCAGGAATTTTGTAAGCGCTATCAATTGCCAGGTATTTATCGGGTGATTGATTGGCATCGAGCAATCAGAGAATTCTTTATCCCGATTAAAAGGAAAGATAGTTTATCCACTGACTTCATTCATGCTGATGAAGCGGAAGCCTCTGTGGGATTATTACTCTTTCCGGATATGTTAGATATGAAGTATGCTGTTGATACCGAGGGAGAATCTTTATTACCTGGTGGACATTTTGATACCTCTGTTGATCCCTATCGTCGTCCGCAGCAGTGGCAACAGGGAGAAGGCCATTCTGCTATCGAAAGAGCAGCTGTTCCCGAAGGTGTAGTAGGTAAACCAACCAGAGCAACTGCTGAGAAAGCCAAAAGACCTGTAGCGGCAATTTTGAAATACCTAACTCTGGTACATGATGAAATTTTAGAAAACTATCCAGCTGGCAAATTGCCACCAGTGGAAAAGATTAGCTTAAGAGATCCCAAAGATATAGAACCATTCTTGAGAGAACCTATGAGTAAAGGCTGGAAATCAGTCTTTGAATTACCCTATATTGGACAGATAAATAGTCTATAA
- the iolM gene encoding scyllo-inosose 3-dehydrogenase encodes MAKKMKTVVLEATWDPKPDFKIGSKDIEGKLTYLGSKVWRNPQLKIVEKDIPEIGPTDVLIKVKACGICGSDVHMAQLDEDGYIWYPGLTAFPAVLGHEFSGIVVKAGENAFNKRTGKRYEEGEAVTAEEMFWCGTCRPCVDGYPNHCEKLQEIGFSIDGAFAEYVKVDAKYTWSLEELREVHQGDDLFLAGSLTEPTSVAYNAVIERGGGIRPGDNVVILGGGPIGLAAVAILKRAGAARVILSEPSVDRAKIAKMMGADFIINPIGENFAQSVLEITGGLGAKLYLEATGLPDKVWPGIEECIWEGKMVNSTVVIVARADKKIPLTGEVFQVRRAEIVGSQGHSGHGTFPRVISSMATGMNMIPIITKRIKLEEVPEHIIMLRTSREEAKITCIFD; translated from the coding sequence ATGGCAAAAAAAATGAAAACAGTAGTACTGGAAGCAACCTGGGATCCAAAGCCCGATTTTAAGATTGGTTCCAAGGATATAGAAGGGAAATTAACATACTTGGGTAGTAAAGTATGGCGTAACCCACAACTTAAGATTGTGGAAAAAGATATTCCTGAAATTGGACCAACCGATGTGCTAATCAAGGTAAAAGCCTGTGGTATCTGTGGTAGCGATGTGCATATGGCGCAACTGGATGAAGATGGCTATATCTGGTATCCTGGTTTAACAGCTTTTCCTGCTGTTTTAGGTCATGAGTTTTCCGGTATTGTAGTGAAAGCTGGAGAAAATGCCTTTAATAAACGAACCGGTAAGAGATATGAAGAAGGGGAAGCAGTAACTGCAGAAGAGATGTTCTGGTGTGGAACCTGCCGGCCCTGTGTTGATGGGTATCCCAATCATTGTGAGAAATTACAGGAAATTGGGTTTAGCATTGATGGTGCCTTTGCCGAATATGTAAAAGTTGATGCTAAGTATACCTGGAGCCTGGAAGAACTCAGGGAAGTGCACCAAGGGGATGATTTATTCCTGGCAGGTAGTTTAACAGAGCCTACCTCAGTAGCCTATAATGCAGTAATCGAAAGAGGTGGGGGAATCAGACCGGGAGATAATGTGGTTATTCTGGGTGGAGGACCAATTGGACTTGCCGCTGTAGCGATATTAAAGAGAGCTGGTGCAGCCAGGGTAATTCTCTCAGAGCCTTCTGTAGATAGGGCTAAGATAGCCAAAATGATGGGTGCTGACTTTATTATTAATCCGATAGGAGAGAACTTTGCTCAGAGTGTTTTAGAGATTACCGGAGGATTGGGTGCCAAACTTTATTTAGAGGCCACTGGATTGCCGGATAAAGTATGGCCAGGAATAGAAGAATGCATCTGGGAAGGAAAGATGGTTAACAGCACCGTAGTTATTGTAGCCCGGGCTGATAAGAAAATTCCTTTAACCGGAGAGGTATTTCAGGTTAGGAGAGCAGAAATTGTCGGTTCCCAGGGACATTCAGGTCACGGGACATTCCCCAGAGTAATTAGTTCAATGGCTACCGGGATGAATATGATCCCCATTATTACTAAAAGGATAAAATTAGAAGAAGTTCCAGAACATATAATAATGCTCAGGACCTCTAGAGAGGAAGCCAAGATTACCTGTATATTTGATTAG
- a CDS encoding LacI family DNA-binding transcriptional regulator, whose amino-acid sequence MRTTMKDIAKAVGVHPSTVSRVINGNPNISEKTAKKVFSTIEDLNYTPNALARGLKTKKIQTLAMLIPDISNPFFAGLARGVEDTANKYGYNVILCNTDDCLEKEANYLRLLTEKCVEGVIMATAKIRDKSIIELGRTRCPYILLSRNIKGVQENSISIDDIAGGYLATEYLISLGHQKIAHIAGPYNTTAALDRIKGYQKALQKYGIPFQRFYLGEGDFRIKGGYQVMKQFLQLEVPPTAVFTANDLLAVGAIEAIREHNFEVPSDFSIVGFDDIKLASYLSLPLTTIRQPMVEMGSLAIIKLLERIERKANHPNILIKPELIKRKSCREID is encoded by the coding sequence ATGAGAACTACAATGAAAGATATTGCCAAAGCAGTGGGAGTTCATCCTTCCACAGTGTCCCGGGTGATCAATGGTAATCCTAATATCAGTGAAAAGACTGCAAAGAAGGTTTTTTCTACGATCGAAGATTTGAATTATACTCCTAATGCCTTAGCCAGGGGTCTCAAAACTAAGAAGATCCAGACGTTAGCTATGTTGATTCCTGATATTTCCAATCCCTTTTTTGCTGGTTTGGCCAGAGGCGTGGAGGATACTGCTAATAAGTATGGTTATAATGTGATTCTATGTAATACTGATGATTGTTTGGAAAAAGAAGCTAACTATTTAAGATTACTAACAGAAAAATGTGTAGAAGGTGTAATTATGGCAACTGCTAAAATCAGAGATAAAAGCATTATAGAGTTAGGACGGACTAGGTGTCCTTATATACTTCTTTCTCGTAATATTAAAGGAGTGCAAGAAAATTCAATTTCTATTGATGATATTGCCGGAGGATATCTCGCTACAGAGTATTTAATCAGCTTGGGGCATCAAAAAATAGCTCATATTGCTGGACCTTATAATACTACAGCTGCCTTGGATAGAATCAAGGGATACCAAAAAGCGCTACAGAAATATGGCATTCCTTTTCAAAGATTTTACCTAGGGGAAGGTGATTTTAGAATTAAAGGTGGTTATCAGGTAATGAAACAATTCTTGCAATTAGAAGTTCCCCCTACTGCAGTATTTACTGCCAATGATTTACTGGCAGTAGGTGCCATAGAAGCAATTCGTGAGCATAATTTCGAAGTCCCTTCTGATTTTTCCATTGTCGGATTTGATGATATTAAGTTAGCATCTTACCTATCACTACCTCTGACTACAATTCGACAGCCTATGGTAGAAATGGGCTCATTAGCAATTATCAAACTATTAGAAAGAATAGAGCGCAAAGCGAATCATCCTAATATACTTATAAAACCAGAATTAATTAAAAGAAAATCATGTCGAGAAATAGACTAA
- the iolG gene encoding inositol 2-dehydrogenase, with product MEKVNIGLIGAGRIGRLHAMNLKYRVPGTRLFAVADVLEKSAQEIASQLGIPVVTGDYRMLLDNKDIDAVIICSSTDTHAQIITEAAQAGKNIFCEKPIALDIDQIDKALVEVKRAGMKLQIGFNRRFDPSFRKAKDLVKEGKIGSPHIVRITSRDPAPPPIEYIKVSGGIFLDMMIHDFDMIRFLLDDEVKELIAVGSTLVNPEIGKYNDIDTALVTFQYRNGAWGTIDNSRQAVYGYDQRIEVFGSQGCIQVGNKKPTEVFVSGVEDIKSDKPVYFFLERYNESYIDEMKHFIQCIKEDKEPSVSGFDGKMAVVMGYAAKESLSKKEFITIADHNWSY from the coding sequence ATGGAAAAAGTTAATATTGGATTAATTGGTGCAGGTAGAATTGGCAGGTTGCACGCAATGAATTTGAAATACCGGGTTCCAGGAACAAGGTTATTCGCAGTTGCTGATGTATTGGAAAAGAGTGCACAGGAAATTGCCTCCCAGTTAGGGATACCAGTAGTTACTGGTGACTATCGTATGTTATTAGATAATAAGGATATCGATGCCGTAATCATCTGTTCCTCAACGGATACCCATGCTCAAATAATCACTGAGGCGGCGCAGGCAGGGAAAAATATCTTTTGTGAAAAACCGATTGCCCTTGATATAGATCAAATTGATAAAGCATTGGTAGAGGTAAAGAGAGCAGGGATGAAACTACAAATTGGTTTTAATAGGCGTTTTGATCCCAGCTTTAGGAAGGCTAAAGACCTGGTGAAAGAAGGCAAGATTGGTAGTCCACATATTGTTAGGATTACCAGTCGCGATCCTGCCCCTCCTCCCATAGAATACATTAAAGTGTCAGGCGGCATTTTCCTGGATATGATGATTCATGATTTTGATATGATACGTTTTCTTCTGGATGATGAGGTAAAAGAGCTTATAGCAGTGGGAAGCACTCTGGTAAATCCGGAGATAGGTAAATATAATGATATCGATACTGCCCTGGTCACTTTTCAATATAGAAATGGTGCTTGGGGAACCATTGACAACAGTAGACAAGCCGTTTATGGTTATGATCAGCGAATAGAGGTATTTGGTTCCCAAGGCTGTATTCAGGTGGGGAATAAAAAACCAACTGAAGTTTTTGTGAGTGGTGTCGAGGATATCAAAAGCGATAAGCCGGTATATTTCTTTTTAGAGAGATACAACGAATCCTATATTGATGAAATGAAACATTTCATTCAATGTATTAAAGAAGATAAAGAACCTTCTGTAAGTGGATTTGACGGCAAGATGGCGGTGGTCATGGGATATGCTGCCAAAGAATCATTGTCGAAAAAAGAATTCATTACTATTGCTGACCATAATTGGTCCTATTGA
- a CDS encoding uroporphyrinogen decarboxylase family protein, with protein sequence MNSRERVRKALNHQETDRIPIDLGSTLVTGIQASTYVKLRQALNLRAETVRVVDPFQMLAEVEMEVIEKLGIDIIGLWLPTNAFGFKNENWKPWILSDGTRIMVPGKFTTEHDQDGNVFLYPQGETSVAPVAKMPKDGYYFDLLVRQESIDEQNLNPEDWVNQQFSIFSEETLRYLEKKAENLYQNSNLCIVGEFVDASFGDISQVPGPAVKHPKGIRDPEKWIMAHIEYPDYIKGIFELQCEIALKNLQLAHEAVGNKIDVIYVSGTDFGTQNSPFISPDMYREFYKPFHKRINDWIHKNTSWKTFYHSCGSIAAFLDDFIAAGVDILNPVQTSAKDMDSKRLKEKYGEQLVFWGGGIDTQRTLPFGTPEEVKEEVTERCQIFGKGGGFVFNTIHNIQSKVPIENLIAMFQTVREFRF encoded by the coding sequence ATGAATTCTCGAGAACGGGTAAGAAAGGCACTTAACCATCAGGAAACGGATCGTATTCCTATTGACTTAGGTTCCACATTGGTAACCGGTATTCAGGCTAGTACTTACGTAAAACTAAGGCAAGCATTGAATCTGAGGGCTGAAACAGTCAGAGTTGTAGATCCCTTTCAGATGCTGGCAGAGGTTGAAATGGAAGTAATTGAGAAATTAGGGATTGATATTATCGGTCTATGGCTTCCTACCAATGCATTTGGATTTAAAAACGAAAATTGGAAACCATGGATCCTCTCGGATGGTACGAGGATTATGGTTCCGGGAAAATTTACCACCGAACATGATCAGGATGGAAATGTGTTTCTCTATCCCCAGGGAGAAACCTCAGTGGCTCCTGTTGCAAAGATGCCCAAAGACGGCTATTATTTTGATCTCTTAGTTCGTCAGGAATCGATTGATGAGCAAAATCTGAATCCTGAGGATTGGGTTAATCAGCAATTCTCCATTTTTTCGGAAGAAACACTCCGGTATTTAGAAAAGAAAGCTGAAAACCTATATCAGAATAGCAATCTTTGCATCGTTGGAGAATTTGTTGATGCCAGTTTTGGAGATATCTCTCAGGTACCAGGCCCGGCTGTAAAACATCCCAAAGGTATCAGAGATCCAGAAAAATGGATTATGGCTCATATTGAATATCCCGATTATATCAAGGGAATCTTTGAACTGCAATGTGAAATAGCACTGAAAAACCTGCAACTTGCCCATGAAGCAGTTGGTAATAAAATTGACGTCATTTATGTCAGTGGCACCGATTTTGGAACCCAGAACAGCCCTTTTATTTCTCCTGATATGTACCGTGAATTTTACAAACCCTTTCATAAGAGAATCAATGACTGGATACACAAAAACACATCCTGGAAGACTTTCTATCATAGTTGTGGATCCATTGCTGCATTTTTAGATGATTTTATAGCAGCAGGAGTAGATATTTTAAACCCTGTTCAGACCTCCGCAAAGGATATGGATTCCAAAAGGTTGAAGGAAAAGTATGGAGAACAGTTAGTCTTCTGGGGAGGTGGAATAGATACCCAGAGAACACTTCCCTTTGGAACACCTGAAGAGGTAAAAGAAGAAGTCACCGAGCGCTGCCAGATATTTGGAAAGGGCGGAGGCTTTGTCTTTAACACCATTCATAATATTCAATCTAAAGTTCCCATTGAAAACCTGATAGCGATGTTTCAAACAGTGAGGGAATTCAGATTTTAA
- a CDS encoding ATP-binding cassette domain-containing protein, translating to MKEVTPLAKMVAIEKYYKAFQALKKVDLEIHKGEVLGLLGDNGAGKSTLIKILAGVFPPDKGEIYFEGKKVNFSSPKDARTIGIETVHQAMSLVDIMSISRNFFLGREPIKRIGPICLLDREKMDTECHKAVTGLGVRVRSADEFVSILSGGERQAISIGRAMHFKVKLLILDEPLVALSVRETREVLRQVENTRESGISVIFITHNVYHVYPVAERFVMLDKGIKIGEVYKKDSSPEDIIEIIASGKMEQEEKA from the coding sequence ATGAAGGAAGTTACTCCCTTAGCAAAGATGGTAGCAATTGAAAAATATTATAAAGCATTTCAGGCTTTGAAAAAGGTAGATCTCGAAATCCATAAAGGGGAAGTATTGGGTTTGTTAGGAGATAACGGAGCAGGTAAGTCTACTCTAATCAAAATTCTGGCCGGAGTTTTTCCTCCTGATAAAGGTGAAATTTATTTTGAAGGTAAGAAGGTAAATTTTTCTTCTCCCAAAGATGCCAGGACAATAGGGATTGAAACCGTTCATCAGGCCATGTCTTTGGTAGATATCATGAGTATTTCCAGGAATTTCTTTTTAGGTCGGGAGCCAATCAAAAGAATAGGTCCTATTTGTTTGCTTGATCGGGAAAAAATGGATACAGAATGCCACAAAGCGGTTACTGGATTAGGAGTTAGAGTAAGATCGGCAGATGAGTTTGTTTCCATTTTGTCTGGTGGAGAAAGACAGGCTATTTCTATTGGGAGAGCGATGCATTTCAAGGTCAAACTTCTGATTCTTGACGAGCCGCTTGTTGCTTTATCAGTCAGGGAGACCAGGGAAGTATTGAGGCAGGTGGAGAATACTAGAGAGTCAGGAATTTCAGTCATCTTCATCACACATAATGTGTACCATGTATATCCTGTTGCGGAAAGATTTGTTATGCTGGATAAAGGGATTAAAATTGGAGAGGTTTATAAAAAAGATTCCAGTCCGGAAGATATTATCGAAATTATTGCTTCTGGGAAGATGGAACAAGAGGAAAAAGCATGA
- a CDS encoding ABC transporter permease, with product MIKKIKSEEGVKIQGQTFNFSQIRRLPEFGVMLAFLVLLIIFSVFSSNFLSLRNVTGILTIVSELGIMAIGVAFLMISGEFDLSVSSIYAFSGFLFVTLANQYNSPLSFVLTLAIAALIGICNGLITLRMRIPSFIATLGMQLLLRGSLLALTGGESVSYSSDSIMPTMLTRFIAFGFRPSHIWFLALTLIFSIVLTKTRYGNWVFATGGNRVVARAMGVNTDKVKLINFMCSALMAALSGCIVISRFNLANASFGTGMELEAIASAVIGGTFLTGGYGTIIGVFFGAFLMGMMRTGLVMMGAPAYWYQAFVGAILIIAATINLKLRHLDM from the coding sequence TTGATAAAAAAAATAAAGAGTGAAGAAGGGGTTAAAATCCAAGGTCAAACTTTTAATTTCTCTCAGATACGTAGATTACCTGAATTCGGAGTGATGCTTGCCTTCCTAGTTTTATTAATTATTTTTTCAGTTTTTTCGTCAAATTTTTTATCCTTGCGGAATGTAACTGGAATTCTTACTATTGTTTCAGAATTAGGAATCATGGCTATTGGTGTGGCGTTTTTAATGATTTCCGGAGAATTTGACCTCTCGGTGAGTAGCATTTACGCTTTTTCAGGCTTTCTCTTTGTGACCCTGGCTAATCAATATAATTCACCATTATCCTTTGTGTTAACTCTGGCAATAGCAGCTTTGATTGGAATTTGCAACGGACTAATCACTTTGCGCATGCGGATTCCCTCTTTTATTGCTACTTTAGGTATGCAATTACTGTTGAGAGGATCACTTTTAGCATTAACCGGTGGTGAATCAGTTAGCTATTCCAGCGATTCTATTATGCCAACTATGTTAACTCGCTTTATAGCTTTTGGTTTTCGGCCTTCTCACATCTGGTTCCTTGCACTGACTCTGATTTTTTCAATCGTGCTCACCAAAACACGTTACGGTAACTGGGTATTTGCGACCGGTGGGAATCGTGTTGTTGCCAGAGCAATGGGAGTGAATACTGATAAAGTAAAACTAATTAATTTTATGTGTTCTGCTCTGATGGCGGCATTATCTGGTTGCATTGTAATCAGTAGATTTAATTTGGCAAATGCATCTTTCGGAACAGGAATGGAATTGGAGGCTATTGCCTCTGCTGTTATTGGAGGCACTTTTTTAACTGGAGGCTATGGAACAATTATCGGGGTATTCTTTGGAGCATTTTTAATGGGAATGATGAGAACTGGTCTGGTCATGATGGGTGCTCCTGCCTATTGGTATCAGGCATTTGTAGGTGCCATTTTAATCATCGCTGCGACTATTAATCTGAAATTAAGGCATTTGGACATGTAA
- a CDS encoding sugar ABC transporter substrate-binding protein: protein MKSNLKTGLLIFVVIFLFFSFALISFAAEKEYKIYVVVHGGIADPFWKVCEKGALDAGTLYDDLEVIYTGPTEFKLEEFMAYIEAALASNPDGLVCTLTAPEGMDESLRAAIAGGLPVVAINAPDLREPEADRIPVLTYVGEDSYFIGKQAALETLKRFTPKRAIFANHHPGATNIEARGRGYIDTMKENGVMVEALDITDDAVRGAEMVAAYLKTHPDTDAIFCSNTMRTETIIPRLEADGVKVGKDVKIAQMDSSSKILEYIQEGKVMFTMDQQQYLQGYLGVVFAYLNAKYGFAPPPAPVSTGPAVITAENIPALADLVKDGFR from the coding sequence ATGAAATCTAATTTAAAAACAGGTTTGTTGATATTTGTTGTAATTTTTTTGTTCTTTAGTTTTGCTCTGATTTCTTTTGCGGCAGAAAAAGAATATAAAATTTATGTAGTCGTTCATGGTGGTATTGCAGATCCATTCTGGAAGGTTTGTGAGAAGGGAGCACTGGATGCAGGGACTCTTTATGATGATTTGGAGGTTATATATACCGGGCCAACAGAATTTAAGCTGGAGGAATTTATGGCTTATATAGAGGCGGCATTGGCAAGTAATCCTGATGGTTTAGTTTGTACTCTTACTGCACCTGAGGGGATGGATGAATCTCTCCGGGCAGCTATTGCGGGAGGTTTACCGGTAGTAGCCATCAATGCACCTGATCTTAGAGAACCCGAAGCGGACCGGATACCCGTTCTGACCTATGTTGGCGAAGACAGTTACTTCATTGGTAAACAGGCAGCTCTGGAGACATTGAAAAGGTTTACTCCCAAACGGGCAATCTTTGCGAATCATCACCCTGGTGCAACCAATATTGAAGCAAGGGGAAGAGGCTATATCGATACCATGAAAGAAAACGGCGTAATGGTGGAAGCCCTGGATATTACGGATGACGCGGTTAGAGGAGCTGAGATGGTAGCGGCTTATTTAAAGACACATCCCGACACTGATGCAATCTTCTGCTCAAATACCATGCGTACAGAGACCATTATCCCGCGTTTAGAAGCAGACGGAGTAAAGGTCGGAAAAGATGTAAAGATAGCTCAGATGGATAGCTCTTCCAAGATACTGGAATATATTCAGGAAGGTAAAGTCATGTTTACCATGGATCAGCAGCAATATCTGCAGGGTTATCTTGGTGTCGTATTTGCCTATTTAAATGCCAAGTATGGATTTGCACCTCCCCCAGCTCCGGTATCCACAGGACCGGCAGTTATTACGGCAGAAAATATTCCTGCCCTGGCGGATTTGGTTAAAGATGGATTCAGATAA